A window of Streptomyces sp. NBC_01142 genomic DNA:
CCGACAGGTGCTGCGAGACCCTGCCCGGGTCGCCCGCTGCGTACCGGGACTCCAGCAGGACGCCGACGAGTCGGCAGGCCCCCTCCACGGCCGGCTGAAGGTCCGGATCGGCGGGCACACGATCACCTACCGCGGCACCCTGCGCATCCTGGAGCAGGGTGATGTCTTCGCGGTCGAGGGCGAGGGCCTGGAGGCCCGCGGTACGGGCTCGGCCAAGGTGACCCTGACGATCCGCCCGGCGGAGGCGGAGGGCGGTACGACGCTCTCGTTCGCGGGGACGGCCCGCGCGGAGGGCCGTCTGGCGGAGCTGGAGGACACGACGACGACATCCGCCGCGCACCGGCTGCTGGACCGTTTCGCCGACCGGCTCGCGACGACGGCGGAGGACCCGCTTGCCGAGGGGGTGACCGGCGAAGGGCCTGCCGATGACGCCGAGGCCCCGAAGCCGTCCACCAAGCCGTCCGTCTTCGACGCACCCGTGCCGCCGCCGCCGCTCGACCCGGTCGCCGAGTCCGAATTCGAGGCGTCAGAGGTGTCCGGTGTGTCCGACGCCTCCGACGCCTCCGACGTGCCGGATGCGCCCGGCGCGGCGGAGCTGCCCGAGATTCACGAGCTGCCCGTCGCGCCCGACGAGCCGCCGGCCGAAGCCGCCCACGCCCGCCGCACGATGATCGGGCGGAGCGCCGAGGAGGTCGACCACGCCCCGCCGCGCGGGCGTTACGCCCCCACGCCGCCGCCCGAGCCGACCACCGCCGGCGCGGCCCTGCGCTGGGTCGCTCCCGCCGCGGCCCTCGCGATCGCCTCCGCCGTCGTCGTCCGACGAGTGCTGCGCCGCCGCGCATAGGCGTCGCCCGCCAGTACTGTCGTGGTGTGAGCAGCAGCGAAGAGAGCATCCGGCTGGCCGCCGGAGACGTCGAGTTGACCGTGCATCCGCAGATCGGCTGCCGTATCGGAAGCCTGCGCATCGGCGGCACCGAAGTCCTGCACCAGGGCGAGCGTTACGGCTGCTTCCCCATGGTCCCCTGGTGCGGCCGCGTCGAGAACGGACAGTTCCGC
This region includes:
- a CDS encoding SRPBCC domain-containing protein; amino-acid sequence: MEHEVFVPVPAETLRQVLRDPARVARCVPGLQQDADESAGPLHGRLKVRIGGHTITYRGTLRILEQGDVFAVEGEGLEARGTGSAKVTLTIRPAEAEGGTTLSFAGTARAEGRLAELEDTTTTSAAHRLLDRFADRLATTAEDPLAEGVTGEGPADDAEAPKPSTKPSVFDAPVPPPPLDPVAESEFEASEVSGVSDASDASDVPDAPGAAELPEIHELPVAPDEPPAEAAHARRTMIGRSAEEVDHAPPRGRYAPTPPPEPTTAGAALRWVAPAAALAIASAVVVRRVLRRRA